Within Vanessa atalanta chromosome 11, ilVanAtal1.2, whole genome shotgun sequence, the genomic segment ACTGCCAAAAATGCCTTTTGATGATAAGTAAGCTTATAAACATCCTCACTACAAGAAATATAAGTCATCTATTACATTgccaatttattatcaaaaaaacaatcttggaaaataagatgttattttatgttgatACTGTCCTTAGACTgcctcactaacccttcaaaccgaaacacaaaaataggcaccaagtattgctgtttatctGTAGGGTATGATAAGTGAGTGATCCACACGGACTTGCATAAAGCTCGGAAAAGTATAATGAAATCAgaattaacaaaaaagtatCTTAAGTTTTCCTAACTCAGAACTACGTCatgtagataattttattagagTAACGTTACGAATTCCAGTACATAAAATTACCatcagttaatatttatttattaaaaaataatatatataatatagtatatgcCTTTgtctttttaaactaaatttgataCATCTTTAAAACATAGACTATAATATATTCAGCATAATCATAACAGTTATGTAATCAAGATTTATAtatgacaatttttaaaataccaacCTGACAACCGTCCTTTCCTTTAGAGGAAGCGCACATCATTGTCGGCTTTAAATGTGTAGACAGTTTCGAATTCATGCAATCTTCGTCATTGAGTATGCGAAGACTGGCCTTCATTAAAACCTTTGAAGAAGACTTATCCACTCCTAGACGTCCCCAGCCTACTACCGTACCAACTCTTTCAGAGAAGTCTTGTCCTaggtatttgtaaaaaattaacattatttatatttctatataccAAGAAGAATTAGCCATAGCCATTAACAATTACGTCAGACATCATTCaatttatcatcatcatcctgtCCTTATCCCATATTTATTTGGGgtgcgcagcatgtcttcttctttcatactgctctgacgtcatctcacaagtaccatctttccagccatatcgtctttcacacgatccatccatcgtttctttagtCGTACCCTTCCTCTTTATACATCCAcgttcatgctcaagaccttccgcacaacatcatcatcatttctCCGCGCTACATGtctatttaatacatacatacaatcaatacatagataatttaatcaattatataactaaactaCTAACTATGAaccaagcaaaaaaaaattataagctacTTTCAAAatgatgtaaaattatatttcttttacaaaacaaacaataaccTTAAGATAACCTTCGACTATCTTTAGGTTCACATTCATAAGTTATAATTATCAGTGCTTTGCTCTTATTCCGTTAATTTAGCCCTAAGTACTTAATACTTATCGTATTAAATGGTGCTGGACGTGCTTAACACTAAACTGTTTCTTTGTCTACTTTTGCGAGAGTCAAAGCTCTCCTCTAACTGCGAAATGCGCCTTCAAGAAGAATTTCTGACACTTTTAAATTTCACTGTTTCTGAATGATCATTATTAACATGTACTTTCATCGATGTTATCtattcgtaacaaaaaaaaaacggagcataccttttttaaaataacttacccGAATCTGGTAAACAAATTGGTATAATAGTTTTGCTGAATTTTACTGGCTTATTTATTGTGGCTATTGCTATATCGTTCTCATCTCTGACTGCTGTTGTCGTGAAGTCTTCGTGAATGACCGTTTTCGATATAGACCTCTTTTCCACATCTTCTAGATGTTCTATGTTATCCAGACCCATGAGTACTGTCAGTAACTTTACATCGtcccttaaattaatttaaaaaataaaaatattttctttaaagaaaCAACAATTTGATTCGTTTATTCGATTTACGATTGCCCTAtcgagtatgtatgtataataaccCTTGATAAAACTAATTAGGAATATAGCCGTgacaattgatttttatatctaaacatCTATTGGTTGGATTTAAAAGAGGTAAATATTGAGTGTAGTCATATAACATAACGTTAGATTAGTTAAAAAATCgctttataactaaatattctCAATTaggattgttaaattaaatgttaccaTTTAAAACAGTGCCCTGCTGTAAGTATATGCCTGTCGGTTATAATAGCGCCTCCGCAGTGTAGCTTATCCATTTTCATAATGGCGACAGTCCAAGGAAATGAGTGAGGTTCTGCCCGACGACCACCTACTATCCTCACTGATATGATCTCGTCGGAAGGTCTGCCACATTCtgaatagttataattttatgagcaataaaaataaataaaggttaatttttttacatctacaataaatatatgtatttacacaaacatttaaataaaaaaaactaatctatAAACTTAGAAAGTACATACAGAAcattattttgtcatattaacattgtaattatgtatttaaatattatataaaatattgcttaagTACGCATTAATCGGTTTAAAATAAGCGTAAAATTCCcatggtttaatttaaatttaaattaagaaattaaattttaaacgaaataaaagttaattatattattttaatcgaacATTAATACTTcattaatgcaataaaatttatatgatatagatAGCAATTAGGTATGAATGCAAAATAACACTTACGACATGTTTCTTTTGCTTTAGACAtctgaaattaaatttctttacagttcagatttacattattataaaacataaaaatatgaaaaaaaatatatagcaaacCTCCATACaacaaatgattaatattataactagcCACATTTGATTTCTTTACTTTTCTCGTAATCACAACACTGCGCGGCGTCCTCGAGTGAATAGAATCAGTACCTAATAAAAGTCTCGCTCACTTTAAACCATAGAAATTATTCACGCTAATGTCCTTGTAAATGCACCTTACGagacgatataaatattataattaacaataaaatcatctattgttattattataagatcCAGTTAGCCAGTCGAAGATAACGGGTTGAATTTCGGTCACCAacgaattttatatgtaaatttgtcTCAAGCTCGGCTGTAATCGGCGGAtgcaattttgaaataaataaatccaccaatacaaaaacaattaaaacgcTGCCAGTCAGTAAGccgaacattataaaatatccaaaatcTAACGGCACCTAAGTAAGACTTTAACTTCGTTATCAAACATTATGGAGATCATAAATCATAGTCGGAAAAGCGATGGATAATTTCGTATAAAAGATTAATTCTTATCAATTACATCAAGCTTATTAACTTTGCATTGAACACATTTCACATATGAAAGAGAAATGTATGAAATCGATTTATGTTACATGTGTTATCTTAATAGTTCTCTTATCGCTTTATTGTTGCGATGTTAtactaataaaagtataaaataaaaatttagaacaTTATAACAGttcaatataataagaaaatattttatcatttacggAAATAATTCGAAAACTCTCTTTAGCCTTCATGCACCTATAAGTGATATACTAAACCGGATGGAAGCTACTTATTAGTTACGGATTCACGACGTTCAAATCACCTGTTGaacatatgaaaattattgattttttgcaTATAATTCTCGTTAGCAGGCTAGAGTATACAAGTTATAAGGTTTTTCCTACAAAATATCACAAGCCATCGGCTCTCGGGGAATGAGAGAATTGATAATGAACCTGTACTTATTTGCACATACACTTGAGCACTAAAATCCAGAAGATATTCTGAATAGCTATTTCTTAAGTTTGGCCACCGTGAGAGAAATTCGGTTTGCATTATTTTTACTATCTCTTAAAAGAAACGGACAGACACTGTGTTTTATCCTTGTGGtttaatttgcttaaaaaatcatataaacatgcatctattttttttaatgttgataaatgtatttcatGTACTATGAACATCAATGCATATTTAATTGCATGAAAGTCCACCCACGGTCTGTTGTTTAATCCAGGGTATGTATTTTGCTACGATTGTGTAAACTCCTgcaaataaacatattctttcatttaagaatattatttttgtgaatttaaaacaatgaaagtCAAAGTAGTATGATAAATACCTGGGTAATCAGGCTTAGCACAATCTATGCCCCATGATACAATTCCTATAAATAAGAAAAGATAAGCTTCAAATTGTTTTGTCGTTTTCattcaaattagttttattaaaaagtttagtcaaaattaataattaatacgtgATAACTACAGACCTCTTCGtgtctttattaatatacacgTAGATTGACTGAAACTGAACTAAAAATCCTTACAATACGgagaaacatatttaaaaacaacgttTATTCTGGTTCTAGTATCTCATAAGTGTCAGTAATTTTAAAGTGAGTCTGACTCTGTCAGACTCAGTTTTATAAGAATTACTgcatgtttttttgttttttaatatacctgCTGCATTCCACCCACTTCTCAATATCGTCAATAAGTTAATGatgacttttattaattacattataccCTATACCAGATCCATGATGTTACTAAATtagattatatgtaatattatctgatttttttagtttacttCAGTTAAACTACTTGTATTTCATGTAGGtaggtattaatttataaaagtagtgACTGCACCCCTCGACTTTATTTAATGCAACTATAATAGACGgtacaaaaataactttatacacTTACCAACTTGGTACCACTTTTTGTGGTGAGTTCGAGAATGAGTTGCAAATATTGGCCCACCACTGTCTCCCTGCAAAAGTAAGACATATTGtgccacaaaaataaaaataaagtgcaTATACGTGGTTCCGTATCATTTGTAAACAGAAAGTACACAACTGATAACatgaaataaaagataattgcttttcttgttacatttaaaacttatttttatcttattcttaatttattgaagaccttaaaaataaataaaagcgagTTGAGATCCATTCCCACATATTTTCCAATACCTAATGGTTATTTAGAATGCTATTTTAGCGATATGATTACTTGCTGCATCTAATGCAACTTTTGATTTTTGACGTTTTGCATAATGactgaatcaaaataaaaaagtttagtgATAATCAACAGCACTTAGGTACTGTTAttcatatttacttattaattataattttattaaccatataacttatttataccTGACATGCATCCTTCCCAAGACTATAAGCACACATCATAGTATCAGAGACGAAGTTGTCCTTATATATAGAAGATTTTGTACAAACGTGGCTCATTACTAATTTGACTCTCGTTTCCAGTAAATATCGTGAAGAGGTCAGAGCACCTTGTCTCGTTTTACCCCATCCTGCGACTGTTAGTGGCAGGTCTCCAAAGATCATATCTAAAatgtaattgatattatataacaattaattagtcATTAAACATATAGTATGGAAACGAAAACtttcctatattataaatgaaaaaatatatgtaattcataaataaaattcttttttatttatacttgttaAGATAATTTTCTATGTGAAATTTTACCTTCACTTGGCAAGCAAATCGGTCGAACTTTGTCAGAGAACTTAAGTTTCTTTTCTAGAGTCAGCACAGCGATGTCATTGATATCTCGTACGGCGTTCGAGGTGAAACTTGGGTGTTTGACGCCTTTTGACAAGTGCATCACGGAGTGAGAGGACCCTAGGCGGTCGTGCATCCCAATATGGGCTGATAGATCTCGATAGTGAACTCTAAGCAAATTCCAAACCATcaacatattttcatatataaactaGCTGTAACATGATCGCTTAGACTCATAAATCATATAAACTCATAAATTTAGCATTTTCTAGTTCTGATTAttgcaataaacaatatattaaataatattcataatgtacacgaaatttatttgaattcgtCTTGTCACTTGGTTGtgacatttacatttataataatagctaGAGTaagattattatgtaattaatgattgagattaaaataatatgtagattCAACTCGCTACAAAAACATTAGGTAAGTATCAAGTAtgagattttttctttttcttacgCCATTTATTGGGTGATTCTGTGCTAGCAGATTGCAAGACCATTACATTGAAAAGCTTTCAGCAATGTTTAAACTAAAATGTACTGATTAATTCGCTAAATCGActccaaattaaaaactaatttcaacAAGACCTATTttgcaagaaaaataaattgatttgatttgattaacaTTAGATTCACCCAAAAGTAATGCAGTGCCCAGCAGTTAATATGTGCTGGTCGGTGATGATAGCTCCTCCGCAATGTAGCTTCGAACCCAACATGAGGGCCACTAGCCAAGGGTATTGATGGGGCTGGACTGTCGTCCCACCTACGATACGGCGATTCTTTCCAGCTATCCCACATtcttcaagaaaaaaatattattgaaagatatacattgtataaatttatttgaaataagtaatataatacagtaatatgatgataataataatatcataatatattaatcggTAAAGTATTGACCACTGCGTATATACACATacgtatttaattgtatatatattttgttgtgtaAATTACAAACGTGGAACGTAATATCTTACCGCAAGAATGATTAGATTTGCTTccattaatctaaaaaaaaaacaaacattatcaGTAGCCTCAACCAATTTggaaaaaaacctttttataatttcaatttcgaCTTACAATTTCAACcgtaaaacaaagtaaaataattaatcgtttCATTTTATAGGTGTTCTTAATATCTCGGTTCGATGTAAGAGGAAAAACATGGCGATCAACGTCGTCGGAACGATTTCGTTagcaataaaagaaatattcgagaatttttaattaaaacagaagtGGATATTGATATCGAAAATTCACTTGTGCATTTGATTTAatcttgttattaattttatgctcGTCGAAAATACAACTTTGGattaatttagaaatacattttataaaaaaaagctatttacataataaattggtAGATGACTCATTTTATAATTGCAAATGaactatgaaatttttaatgacttGATatcgtatgtttatatttaaattaagtatatcttAATTAGGCTACACACAAATTAGCGAAGTTTCTTTCAAACACAGATCACGTAATAGtcatataactaatataaaaaatctaatgaagaaaataaagagttgttatttacgtaaatataaataagtatttatatttaaaaaaatctaataatccTTTTTTTCATTCGGCTACTTATTCACAGAGTAATGTATCAAAAGGCcatgtttaatttacatacaaaactaaGAGTTCAAGTTTATATTGCTtaatatgttacaagaaaacAATGAAATGAAGACACATGTGTCagccaaataaaattaaaaacgtttataaAGACACGAAAAGGGAATGATCTATAGTAGTAGCTGAGCATTCAATCGCAATATATCAATATGTctcataataacaataacgGAGTAACCGATAGTTGTGACATTAAACCTGAGTCTGAGATCgatgattacaaaaatataattatcacaaaaaaaattggaactgattattcttataaacacaaaatagtGTGGAAAAATGCTATTGGATTTATATTCTTACATACCTTGGCTTTG encodes:
- the LOC125067506 gene encoding transmembrane protease serine 9-like, giving the protein MWNISAVLLLFTCCGTIVHCREIVDSKEENITISDVPNGEDKFDKNHGCNCRCGERNEASRIVGGVETAVNEFPWVARLTYFNKFYCGGMLINDRYVLTAAHCVKGLMWFMIKVTLGEHNRCNETHRPETRFVVNVVAHNFTYLTFRDDIALLKLNEKVEISDTIKPVCLPRSDDNQYEGVKAIAVGWGSVGEQKNHSCNLLDVELPVLSNKECRNTKYESAMIADDMLCAGYPKEGKRDTCQGDSGGPLSAERGDKRYELLGVVSWGIGCGRQGYPGVYTRVTKYLDWIKNNSRNGCFCSINGSKSNHSCECGIAGKNRRIVGGTTVQPHQYPWLVALMLGSKLHCGGAIITDQHILTAGHCITFGVHYRDLSAHIGMHDRLGSSHSVMHLSKGVKHPSFTSNAVRDINDIAVLTLEKKLKFSDKVRPICLPSEDMIFGDLPLTVAGWGKTRQGALTSSRYLLETRVKLVMSHVCTKSSIYKDNFVSDTMMCAYSLGKDACQGDSGGPIFATHSRTHHKKWYQVGIVSWGIDCAKPDYPGVYTIVAKYIPWIKQQTVGGLSCDLNVVNPARLLLGTDSIHSRTPRSVVITRKVKKSNVASYNINHLLYGECGRPSDEIISVRIVGGRRAEPHSFPWTVAIMKMDKLHCGGAIITDRHILTAGHCFKWDDVKLLTVLMGLDNIEHLEDVEKRSISKTVIHEDFTTTAVRDENDIAIATINKPVKFSKTIIPICLPDSGQDFSERVGTVVGWGRLGVDKSSSKVLMKASLRILNDEDCMNSKLSTHLKPTMMCASSKGKDGCQGDSGGPLIVFEGDGRYVQAGVVSWGIGCADPRYPGVYTKVSNYIDWIKRHTADGSTCD